The proteins below are encoded in one region of Rhizobium sp. 9140:
- a CDS encoding crotonase/enoyl-CoA hydratase family protein has translation MTDETILIEKPDTAIRVIRMNRPEKKNAITRAMYVAMTEALAAAETEDDVRVIVFLGTPGCFSAGNDMADFAQMAMSETLGTEVLGFLHALATATKPLVSGVDGLAIGIGTTLNLHCDLTVISTRTQLRTPFVDLALVPEAASSLIVPRIIGQQRAFALLAAGLPIAAEDAVAVGLVWKVVAPEALEEETLAAAAMLAAKPPQALRIARHLLRGDTTETLARIDLEADHFAARLKSTEAQAAFMAFLSKR, from the coding sequence ATGACCGACGAGACGATCCTCATCGAAAAGCCGGACACTGCCATCCGCGTCATCCGGATGAACCGCCCGGAAAAGAAGAACGCCATTACCCGCGCCATGTATGTGGCGATGACGGAAGCACTCGCAGCGGCCGAGACGGAAGACGACGTTCGCGTCATCGTCTTCCTCGGTACGCCCGGCTGCTTTTCCGCCGGCAACGACATGGCCGACTTCGCCCAGATGGCGATGAGCGAAACCCTGGGAACGGAGGTCCTTGGCTTTCTCCATGCGCTCGCGACGGCCACCAAGCCGCTCGTCTCCGGCGTCGATGGCTTGGCGATCGGCATCGGCACAACGCTGAACCTGCATTGCGATCTCACCGTCATCTCCACCCGCACCCAGTTGCGAACCCCGTTCGTGGATCTCGCGCTGGTGCCGGAGGCCGCCTCCAGCCTCATCGTCCCCCGCATCATCGGCCAGCAGCGCGCCTTCGCGCTGCTGGCCGCGGGTCTGCCGATCGCTGCCGAAGACGCCGTCGCCGTCGGGCTCGTCTGGAAAGTCGTCGCACCCGAGGCGCTGGAGGAGGAAACGCTCGCCGCTGCCGCCATGCTCGCAGCCAAGCCGCCACAAGCGTTGCGCATCGCCCGGCATCTCCTGCGCGGCGACACCACGGAAACCCTGGCCCGCATCGACCTCGAAGCGGACCATTTCGCCGCCCGCCTCAAAAGCACCGAAGCTCAAGCCGCCTTTATGGCCTTCCTCTCCAAGCGCTGA